One window of the Trifolium pratense cultivar HEN17-A07 linkage group LG2, ARS_RC_1.1, whole genome shotgun sequence genome contains the following:
- the LOC123910508 gene encoding chloride channel protein CLC-c-like — protein MEWEEEIEERIEIVCNDHNNDDHMMNQKQPLLLRRRINNSSQQAIVGANICPIQSLDYELIENDLLKQDWRSRTKVEIYQYVVLKWSLALLIGLITGFVGFFNNLGVENIAGFKLLLTNNLMLKQKYHEAFAAYVACNMILGAAAAALCAYIAPAAAGSGIPEVKAYLNGIDAHSILAPSTLFVKIFGSILGVAAGFVVGKEGPMVHTGACIANLLGQGGSRKYRLTWKWLRYFKNDRDRRDLITCGAAAGVAAAFRAPVGGVLFALEEAASWWRSALLWRTFFTTAVVAVVLRSFIQFCHQGGGKCGLFGEGGLIMFDVNSAKPSYTTFDLLTVIFLGVIGGLMGSLYNYLVDKVLRTYTAINERGPIFKILLVMIISIVTSCIRFGLPLLSKCVQCPGECPSPPTAGFSIHYDNFQCPPNHYNDLSSLLFTTNDDAIRNLFSNGSDSANAGFQLSTLIIFFVAIYLLGIVTYGAAIPSGLFIPVILAGASYGRLIGTVLDQFTVLDTGLFALLGAASFLGGTMRMTVSLCVILLELTDNLLMLPLVMLVLLISKTVADCFNKGVYDQIVEFKGLPYMEAHAEPYMRNLVAGDVVSGPLFSFCGIEKVGNIVHALKVTKHHGFPVIDEPPLTDSPELCGLVLRSHLLVLLKHKTLFTRERVLTGSTIMNKVKASDFAKPGLGRGIIRVEDLDISQEDMEMFVDLHPITNTSPYTVVETMSLAKAALLFRELGLRHLLVVPKKPGRPPIVGILTRHDFMSEYILGLFPNLNQD, from the exons ATGGAGTGGGAGGAGGAAATAGAGGAAAGGATTGAGATAGTCTGTAATGATCACAACAATGATGATCACATGATGAATCAGAAACAACCGTTATTGTTGAGAAGGAGAATCAATAACTCTTCTCAGCAGGCTATTGTTGGAGCCAATATTTGTCCCATTCAAAGTCTTGATTATGA GTTAATTGAGAATGATCTGTTGAAGCAGGATTGGAGGTCAAGAACCAAGGTTGAGATATACCAATATGTTGTTCTGAAATGGAGCCTTGCACTTCTTATTGGTTTAATTACTGGATTTGTTGGGTTTTTTAACAACCTTGGAGTTGAGAATATTGCTGGTTTCAAACTTTTACTCACCAACAATCTCATGCTCAAGCAAAAGTATCATGAGGCATTTGCAGCATATGTCGCTTGTAACATGATTTTAGGGGCTGCGGCTGCAGCCCTGTGTGCTTATATTGCCCCTGCAGCAGCAGGTTCCGGCATACCAGAGGTAAAGGCATACCTCAATGGCATTGATGCGCATTCTATATTGGCTCCGTCTACCCTTTTTGTCAAG ATATTTGGTTCAATTTTAGGAGTTGCTGCTGGTTTCGTTGTGGGGAAAGAAGGACCCATGGTACATACAGGTGCTTGCATTGCTAATTTACTCGGACAAGGCGGTTCTCGTAAATATCGACTCACCTGGAAATGGCTCAGATACTTCAAAAATGATAGAGATCGAAGGGATTTGATCACTTGCGGTGCAGCTGCAGGTGTTGCCGCTGCCTTCCGTGCTCCTGTTGGTGGTGTTCTTTTCGCACTCGAAGAAGCTGCTTCGTGGTGGAGGAGTGCTCTTCTATGGCGTACATTCTTTACCACTGCTGTAGTAGCAGTTGTTTTAAGGAGTTTTATACAATTTTGTCATCAAGGAGGAGGCAAATGCGGTCTCTTTGGCGAAGGAGGACTCATAATGTTTGATGTTAATTCTGCAAAGCCTTCCTACACCACATTTGATCTACTCACAGTTATATTTCTCGGAGTCATTGGAGGTCTTATGGGAAGCCTTTACAATTATCTTGTTGATAAAGTCCTTCGCACTTACACCGCTATAAATGA GAGAGGTCCAATATTCAAGATTTTACTGGTGATGATTATCTCGATTGTGACATCTTGTATTCGATTTGGGCTTCCGTTGCTATCAAAGTGTGTGCAATGTCCAGGGGAGTGCCCTAGCCCCCCAACCGCAGGTTTCTCAATACACTACGACAATTTTCAATGTCCACCCAACCACTACAATGATCTCAGTTCTCTCCTTTTCACCACTAACGACGATGCCATCCGCAACCTGTTCAGTAATGGCTCCGACTCTGCCAATGCCGGATTTCAACTTTCAACTCTCATAATTTTCTTCGTGGCAATATACTTGCTTGGAATTGTGACATACGGTGCTGCCATTCCCTCTGGTCTATTCATTCCAGTCATACTTGCTGGAGCTTCCTATGGGCGTCTAATAGGGACTGTGTTGGATCAATTCACAGTTCTTGATACTGGTTTGTTTGCTCTCCTTGGAGCAGCATCCTTCCTTGGTGGAACCATGAGAATGACAGTTTCTCTCTGTGTCATACTTCTTGAGCTCACGGATAACTTGTTGATGCTACCATTGGTCATGTTGGTTCTCCTCATTTCTAAAACAGTGGCCGATTGTTTTAACAAAGGTGTTTATGATCAGATTGTGGAGTTCAAGGGACTGCCTTATATGGAAGCACATGCAGAGCCGTACATGAGGAATTTAGTTGCAGGCGACGTTGTTTCTGGTCCACTGTTTTCTTTTTGTGGGATCGAGAAAGTGGGGAATATTGTTCATGCTTTGAAGGTGACAAAACATCATGGATTTCCTGTAATTGACGAGCCTCCTTTGACGGATTCTCCTGAGTTGTGTGGGTTGGTATTAAGGTCTCATCTGTTGGTACTTCTCAAGCACAAGACATTGTTCACTAGGGAGAGAGTGTTGACAGGATCTACCATTATGAACAAGGTTAAGGCAAGTGATTTTGCAAAACCGGGTTTAGGGAGAGGGATAATAAGGGTGGAGGATTTAGACATTTCACAAGAGGATATGGAAATGTTTGTTGATCTTCATCCAATCACTAATACATCTCCATATACTGTTGTTGAAACAATGTCTCTTGCAAAAGCTGCTCTTCTTTTCCGGGAGCTTGGACTCAGGCACTTGCTCGTCGTGCCCAAGAAACCAGGA AGGCCTCCAATTGTTGGGATCCTGACAAGGCATGATTTCATGTCTGAGTATATCTTGGGGCTATTCCCCAACTTGAATCAAGACTAA